In one window of Streptomyces sp. NBC_01224 DNA:
- the dnaB gene encoding replicative DNA helicase, producing the protein MSIPEPLDDPWADTGPSDRLPVSRQRRGEGRDRGEQHERGRESSGWEGGSPGFERVPPQDLDAEQSVLGGMLLSKDAIADVVEIIKGHDFYRPAHETVFQAILDLYAKGEPADPITVAAELVKRGEITKVGGAPYLHTLVQSVPTAANASYYAEIVHERAVLRRLVEAGTKITQMGYAADGDVDDIVNSAQAEIYAVTEQRTSEDYLPLGDIMEGALDEIEAIGSRSGEMTGVPTGFTDLDALTNGLHPGQMVVIAARPAMGKSTLALDFARACSIKSNLPSVIFSLEMGRNEIAMRLLSAEARVALHHMRSGTMTDEDWTRLARRMPDVSAAPLYIDDSPNLSMMEIRAKCRRLKQRNDLKLVVIDYLQLMQSGGSKRAESRQQEVSDMSRNLKLLAKELQLPVIALSQLNRGPEQRTDKKPMVSDLRESGSIEQDADMVILLHREDAYEKESPRAGEADLIVAKHRNGPTATITVAFQGHYSRFVDMAQT; encoded by the coding sequence GTGAGTATTCCCGAGCCTTTGGACGACCCCTGGGCCGACACCGGTCCCAGTGACCGTCTGCCCGTTTCCCGCCAGCGCCGCGGCGAAGGCCGGGACCGCGGCGAGCAGCACGAACGCGGCAGGGAGAGCAGCGGATGGGAGGGCGGTTCCCCCGGTTTCGAGCGGGTGCCGCCCCAGGACCTCGATGCCGAGCAGTCGGTCCTCGGCGGCATGCTCCTGTCCAAGGACGCCATTGCCGACGTCGTGGAGATCATCAAGGGACACGACTTCTACCGCCCCGCCCACGAGACCGTCTTCCAGGCGATCCTCGACCTCTATGCCAAGGGGGAGCCGGCCGACCCGATCACGGTGGCGGCCGAACTGGTCAAGCGTGGCGAGATCACCAAGGTGGGCGGAGCTCCGTATCTGCACACCCTCGTCCAGTCCGTGCCGACCGCGGCCAATGCCTCGTACTACGCGGAGATCGTCCACGAACGGGCGGTCCTCAGGCGGCTCGTCGAAGCCGGGACGAAGATCACGCAGATGGGATACGCGGCCGACGGCGATGTCGACGACATCGTGAACTCCGCGCAGGCCGAGATCTACGCCGTCACCGAGCAGCGCACCAGCGAGGACTACCTGCCGCTCGGCGACATCATGGAAGGCGCTCTCGACGAGATCGAGGCGATCGGTTCGCGCAGCGGTGAGATGACCGGGGTGCCGACCGGCTTCACCGACCTCGACGCCCTGACGAACGGCCTGCACCCGGGCCAGATGGTTGTCATCGCGGCCCGTCCGGCCATGGGCAAGTCCACTCTGGCGCTGGATTTCGCACGGGCCTGTTCGATCAAGAGCAACCTGCCCAGCGTGATCTTCTCCCTCGAAATGGGGCGCAACGAGATCGCGATGCGACTGCTCTCGGCCGAGGCGCGAGTCGCGCTGCACCACATGCGTTCCGGCACCATGACCGACGAGGACTGGACGCGGCTGGCTCGCCGGATGCCCGATGTCTCGGCAGCCCCCCTCTACATCGACGACTCCCCGAACCTCTCCATGATGGAGATCCGGGCGAAGTGCCGTCGGCTCAAGCAGCGCAACGACCTCAAGCTCGTGGTCATCGACTATCTGCAGCTGATGCAGTCCGGCGGCTCGAAGCGTGCAGAGAGCCGCCAGCAGGAGGTCTCGGACATGTCCCGAAACCTCAAGCTGCTCGCGAAGGAGCTGCAGCTCCCGGTCATCGCGCTCTCCCAGCTGAACCGTGGCCCCGAACAGCGCACGGACAAGAAGCCGATGGTCTCCGACCTGCGTGAATCCGGATCCATCGAACAGGACGCCGACATGGTGATCCTGCTGCACCGCGAGGATGCGTACGAGAAGGAGTCCCCCCGCGCCGGCGAGGCCGACCTGATCGTCGCCAAGCACCGTAACGGCCCGACGGCGACGATCACCGTGGCCTTCCAGGGTCACTACTCGCGCTTCGTGGACATGGCACAGACCTGA